ttgttgctgcctttttgtcctcctttttatcatttgctgccttttctttctgttaagaAAACAGACCACGATACGGTAAACGCCGATTTGCACCTTGCACATCTGCACGAGCACGTTCTCAGCTCTAGAAGTGTCGACACAACCTGCTTCTACACGCTGAACTTCCTAGTGACAGAGCCAAGACGAAAGTTTCTACGGAGAAGTGCTCTCCTGTTCTGTCCTGAATGTGCTACTGGGAAGCACGTAATACAAAAGCAGCCATGGCTGGGGTTAAAAGAATTCCAATTTTAAATAGGCATTCAATTAAATTAGCTAAAAAATGTTGGGAGTTGAACTGGCCTgtatttctgctgtgctgctgaaagGCATACCACAGAACAAAAAGAACATGTACAACTAGTGGCAATACCAGAACACTTCAGATGTGCTATTAATGCCCATTTAGAAAACTGTAACAAAGCTGTAGTCAAAGGACTTTCCCCCTTCCCTGCCAGAAATATTCCTTTCTATAATAAACCATTGGAGTGATAGACAAGTTGGGGGCTCAACTTCAGCACTTCAATAATGACGAGAAGTTTGCATTTATTATTCAAGCGTGTTTCTTATATGTGGATCAggctaaatcaaaacaaaacttgATGCTACAGCTTGTGCAGTAATGGTTTGCTATAGGGCAAGGTCACATCCCGACCCCAACACAAGCACGACTCTCATTAGTTTCGCTTCTGAGGACCTGCCTCTTGCTGCCAATAAGTAACTGCACCAAGCAAACTAGCCGAGTTCCTCACTTGATTAACCTAGTTCCACAAAGGAGccataaatatctgcaaaatTACTACTCAACAGGTAAGTCAAGATAAACAGATAATTACcgaaaatctctctctctctgtctctactCAGAAGATGGAGCTGTCTCAGCAACCAGAAGTTACAAAATGTATACTTTCTTATTTCAACACCTCACTTATTGGTGTACAAAATTAATCCACATTAAAAATGAGCTGCTTGCTAAGGGTAAACTCAGATACGGAGCTTAAGAGGCAAAGTCACCTGATTCTTCAGTATACTGATGATTGGAAAATTCACCAGAATTAACACCAAATCTTCTAACAACACAGGAAATCTCAGACAGGGGGTTAGTAGCACTCAAATGGGCAAGGGTGTCTTCCCTCTCTAACCTCCCAGTCCCCGGCGTGACCTTGCTGAGGGATTTCAGCCCACCTGAGAAACTCTGCTACGTTAGGGTGTTAGGAGTCCCCTTCTCCTGGGCTGTGCCCACTCTCAAGAAGCCTCTCCGGGGACTCACCTATCAGAGATATGTGGTGGCTCTCTCTGAGAGCAGgaagagcatcaccagaggaagaaagagaagagaacgTCTCCGCTCACTCTTTTTCCCCTTCATTGGCTGAATAGTCCCCCAACTTTCAAGAGAGGCAGAAGAAAGACAAATATCACAGTAATATCAGCACGCAAGTATTCTGGCGCTGTTTGGCAGTAAGATTTAGAATTGTGGTACTGCTATGGCACCGGTTTGCTCTCTGTCACTTCAACAGACCTCATCAGACCTCTGAAGCACACATAAGTAGTCCACTGCAAAGGGTTCCTCCAGCAGTACCAGTATGCTCCAGACTCACGAGCAGAGGCATGTTGGTCACTTGCTCTCCCAATGTAAGCCATAAAGGATTTTTAAAGACTCGGGGTTGTGTGAAGAAGGGTATCTTTTTCCCCACCCcatgaaaaaaagacaataaagtAGTAACGGAGCTAAAACTGTAATTCTCTGTAGCCCACCCTTTGCCGGTAAAGCCTCTCTTAAGAAAGCACTTGAGGAGCATCCACAGAAACTGACTTCCGAGGCTGGACTCTGACCGGAGAGAAGGTGTCCCTCAGCACGCGGCTGTGAGTgaggatcctggggtctctgctccaCTCTGCAAGATCCCTGGCTTCTGGGGACAAGCTAACGACTGTTCTGTAAGGGATCACGCCCCCTTCCACAAGCCAGCgagtccaggaaaaaaaatagccaagGAGATACTCCTATTTTTCCATCTCCAAGTTTCTAGTTCTGAGCTAATACCATTGTATCAATTTTCCTGAATAATTTTTCCATACAGATGGCAACATCAATTCAGCAATAAGGTCACGCATTTTATAAAgtgtttcacttttttccccagctctaTGTTTTCTATACGGATTAAGTTTAAAAGGTGTTCTGAGACACAAACGTCAACAACATTCAATGTAACCTGTTCTGAGACACAAAAAACATTCAAAGAACCCGAAGGCTGCAAAGTTAAGCATTTGGGCTCAACGAGAACTAAAGATGCCTGCACAATTCTTACTACATTCCCCTTCACACAGATATTGATCCGGTAATTAGGCGCTCAAGGGAGATAAAAACGCAGCTCAAATGTCCTGGCTCCAAACCAGCACCTCTGAAGCAAGAGGAGCAACCCCTTCCCAGTCCAACTGGGGCCAGCCAGGGTGTGCAGCAACCATCCAGGCACCACTCCCAGCAGAACAAAGTGACCCTGGAGGGAGACCGCACCGCACAGCTTGCGCAGAAAGGGACCAAACCATGTTTTGCCAATCACTCACAGTCCTTAACTTCTTCACGCTTAGTTCTGAAACTTTTCAACTTCAGTTAACGTAGCTTTTGTGTGTAAGATgtttccataaaaataaaaaaggcgaacttgaaaaagacacaaaagaaaatacCAACAACGTGCATCGTATACAGCCGCACTGACCTCTGCATGGGTCACCAGCAGAGGCTGAACCCTGGACTTGCAGATCCCCAAGGCAGCTCTCTGCCTCTCGGGCTGGAAAAGCAACCACCAGCGGCGGGCTCTGCTCTTCCCGGGGACCAGCGGCTCAGGGGGAGATGCGATCCAGAGCGTGCCAGCCGCTGGCACCACAGGAATGCAGGGCAGCAGGGTGCCTAGGTTCCCTCGCCACTCCGGAATGGGATCTAGAAACCCGGCTGCACGATCAAGACACAGATGTGTAAGATTTGCTCGGCACACCATCGCAATTACAGAGCAGAGATGTGGGGTCCCCGAAACAAGAAGTGGGGTTCTCCTTCTTGGCCATTTCTTGTGACATTTCTGCTGCTTCACATAGCAGGACCGGGAGGCAGAACAGTTTTCGTCATCTGGGAGTCTGCTGTGCCATACGCAATGGCAAGGCCTTGTAACTGTCCAGAAAAGGGTCCCTGGTTGCCAGCCCGTCATCCCCTTCTGTAACCAACGCATCTCTCACACCCATGCTTTGCCCATACGACCGTCCAAAACCGCAATGGAAAATGTATGATGGGAACAGGTTAAAAAGAACACTAAagttttgttgttgctggtttttttccccagctgcaaaCTCCTAATACAATGTGAATATTTCCTGATAGATCTGAAAAAAGCACTGCCAACTGTGACCACTGGGGAAGTCTGTGATAGGAGGGGGGTACAACAAAATACCTCGTGGATTGCAGCACTGTCCCCTTTTAAATTTCAAACTGTTGCTCCAAAGCAAAAGGGAGCCttaaatagtttctttttttaactatacTGTCAGATATGCCGATATTTTTGACATTTCCAAAAATATCCAGCTTAGAGAAGCAGGCATGTAGAACTTCATCTCCAGCGATTAAAATTCGATCAACTGATAACCAACTGCAAAGAGTGCCTCTGCATGAAAACATAGTAAGAAACTGTAATTAAAACCATGATTTTCAATGCCTTCTCTAATTGAGCCTCTGATCTCTATTCAAAGCATCGTTTTCCCAACCAGGCATTGTAGGAAACTTTAGCATGGCCTTGCAAGGCAAGCAGTAAAGCCTCACCACAACTGATGTAAGATCTGTTCAGGTCACCACACTCCTTCCCTAGGAATCAGATAAAATTATCTTTACATCTTTCACGTGCTTTTAACTCACATCATTAATGATTTTATAATATAACTTAATACCTTCaataatatatatttaataaaatcgttaaagaaaattatgaaaaaacaaAATGGGTCAGTTGTGGATTTcgcatgccccccccccccaaacaccttgagaaagaaaagcacagcttCAGCCCAAGAGATCTCACTTACCTTAGGTGCTGCCTTTTTGGGCTTTGGCTCCGGTTTAGGCGGAGCAGGTTTCTGTACAAAACACACGTAAGAATCAGAGTCAGATGAATGCTACACCTGTTTCAGCAATATGTTGGTAGCTCTTGAAAACTATTCAAACAAAAAATAAGTTTTGAGCTGTCTGCTTCACTCTGCAGTACACAGGAGTAAATGGCAGAGACACATCAGTACCCTTCGTTATCCAAACCCACGTTTCCTCATGTATGTTATGTTACAGTGGTCATGGTACAGAGGCCAACAGCAGTAGCAAGCGGATCATTACTATGGCTGGGTGTTCCTGTCTGCTGTGAAGGCAAGGGGTCATCAAAAATCAAAGGTACATTTGGACATAACTCTATGTATGAGCACACATCTTAGCTTTCACTAAAATTAAgtactttcctttttaaacagCAACCATTATCCACTTGGCATGTCCGAGATGGCTTAAAAAAGGGCTAAGTGCCCTCAGCACCTGCAGAAAAGGATGCCAAGAGCCTGGTTAAGGCTGTGACTTTGGGCCGAACCTGACTGCGTGACCGAGATTTACACCCTCTAGGTCTTAGTTTACCCAATAGTTGGGCCCGCAAAATCAATGGGCAAATTACAAGTATAAGGAGAGCGCAGTTAATTTAAGGAGCTACGAGCAGGTATTTGTACGGGGAAGACCTACAGAGAACAAATGCATCTTGAAATCAATACTCCCTGACTCTGGATACTCCTGTGTCCAGATGGGATGCTAACTAACACAGACGTCGTATCGCACCTGAAGCGTCTGAAAGCAAGCCTGTCCTGTGGCGATACTCAAGGACTGGAAACACAGAATAGGAATTTTAAATATCGCGACACTCTAATCGTGCCTTTCACAATGCTGGTGGGGAAAAATAATAGTTTCTCTAGAACTTAGTATCCAACAATGCCATATTAGAAAAGTAAAGATACTTACAGCGGATAGTCTTGCCGACCTTCTCTTTGGCTGCGCAAAGAAAGACGTGTCACTAAAGTTCACAGAGTGTGTTTTCTCAGAACTGATACCCAGAGCAACACAACACACACCCCACGCCACGAAGCCCCGTGCGAACTCTAGGAATTTATGAAATTACAGGCATTACAGCGACAGCTTCCCGAAAGCGCAGCTTTGTTTAACAGTCCTTGCTCTACACCGCCACGTTTTACCCCGCTACTGCGGCAGCAAGCTAGCAAGTTTCTTTACTTCCAGGAGCCACACCACAGAGGCTCTGTCGCCGAGGTGCTGTCTGTAAGTGGGGCACAGTCGCGacacccagcacccacctcagGCGACGGCCCAAAGATGGGCACCACGAACcctagaatcacagactggtttgggttggaagggaccttaaagatcgtctggttccaacccccctgccatgagcagggacatcttccaccagcccagggtgctcagagctccatccaacctggccttgagcactgccagggagggggcagccacagcttctctgggcagcctgggccagtgtttcaccaccctcatggggaagaatttcttcctaatatctcatctaaatctgccctcttttagtttagagccgttcccccttgtcctatccctacacacccttgtgaaagcccctctccatccttcctgtcggccccttcaggcactggcagctgctctaaggtcaccccgcagccttctcttctccaggctgaacagccccagctccctcagcctgtcctcgtagcagaggtgctccagccctcggatcatcttcgtggccctgctctggccccgctccaacacatccacatccttcttacgctgggggctccagagttggacacaggactccaggtggggtctcacgagagtagAGTAAAGGGGCAGGGAACCCTGGCCGCAGACCCCACGCCTTGTCATTTATGTGGGAACCTCAGCGATATTTTATAGAGGAACCGGTGCCggggaagcagcccttacctCCTCCTTCACCTCGCCTTCCACTGGAGCCTGCAAGGGAAGCGAGAGACCGAGGTGAGAAGGCGGGAAAGGCAGGAGCGGGACGGGAGCGCGATGGGAGGCCGCAGCGCCCCCCTCCTCCCTCAGGACTACAACTCCCACAACGCCTcggggcgcccccccccccgcacgtCACCGCGCCGAGGCGTCCTCGCGTTTAAAAAGTTCCCGCCAAATTACCTCACACACAACAAGGTCGTCGCCGGCCCCTCGCAAGGATAATGGCGGCGAGCGAGGGCCTCAACCGCGGTgaggcgggatgggggggggagcaCGACACCCGCTGTGGTACCCTCGACCCAAAGTTCGTAATTCCGCTGgtacaaatttcttttttttttttttccctccccccccccccagcttttccttCCAAAGGCCGCTTTTCAAATTCTGCGCCGCCTAATGGCACCGAATCACCATTGCACAACCATCTGGTATGACAAGaagtgggagaggaggagggaaagggaaaggcgaaaaaaaaaaaaaaaaaaaagagagagagaacaaagGCAAACGTAGGAGAAAAGAGGCACCGTTTAGGCTCAAATCCTCTCGGGGAATGGCTCGATCCACCCTAAAATGCCCCCGGAGGTGGCCGGGAGGGTTGggagcgtggggtggggggggaggttggtggttttttgaggggggggggggggtgagcggCAGAGCCCCGGGTGCCCGCCCGCCTTCTCCAGAGGGGCAGCGGCAAAGCGGCACCATGGCTGTTGGGAATCCAGCATGGAGACACGGCCGCTCCGAGCCGCCTTCTCCTTCCCCGCCGAGCAGCCCGGATCGGGAACTCCCGGCGCTGGGGGGCtgtgaaggggaagggggggggtcttccccctgcgcccagcccggcagcccctAAACCCCCTCCGCTCCCAGCTCCGCTTTAGGAACaacagataaaaaaattaaaaatgcaaaaaaaaaaaaaaaaaaagaaaaaactccgcATCCATACACGCgcgcgcaaaaaaaaaaaaacacccaaaaacatTTTACAGGTAATTTTTTTGCCAacgctcctctccctctcccccgcCTGTCTCccctattttttattcttttttttttctggtttgttggttttttttcgtACTTACCTTTCTTTTGGGCATAGTTGCTACCTTAGTAGTTGATTGCAAAACGTATAGgtgtctataaaaaaaaaaaagaaaataaatgcaaccgccaaaaaaaaacaactgtttcGACCGTTCTGcgaaattgcaaaaaaaaaaaaagaaaaaaaaaagaaagatgtataAGGGACCAAGAGTTAATTGCAGcagaaactgaacaaaaaaaaatccccccctcTTTATTGCAAACAGTAAAATACACCAACACGCAACCAAACTGCATGAATGGGGAGCGCGAGATGGGCCCAGCCGCCGAGTGACGGCCGCGGCGGCCAAtggcagcgcgggcagcggccccgggaggcggggccgcgcgcgggggaggcggggcggcggccgcggcgccggggACGCTCGCAGACGGAGGGACGGCGGCTCTACGCTGTCTGCGCAGCCGAGCCGGCCTAAATCGCGCGGTGAATACGGCGCCGCCGTCCGCCCCGGCGCGGCccgcgggcggggagcggagcgcggGCGGCCCCCCAGCCCgtcgcctcccccggcccctccgcccacGCCGCGTCCTGCTCCGGCGGCCGCGGGTTTCctcgccagcccccccccccccccccccttcccctccttccccccagaGGCCGGGAAAGAAACTTCCCCGAAAGTTACCACAGGCCGCAGGACGACAACATGGCCGCctcggcggcggctccgggcctcccggcgggggggggggggaagccgccATGCCGCGGGGGTGGCAGCCGGGGGCGGTGGGCGGCAGAGGCCGGGGCCCGAGGCGGGGGGATCGGGGCTGCCGCCGTCTCCTCCCGCCTTGGCGGTACCTGTTGGAAAGGGCCCTcaatccgccccccccccccgttacctcaggcggcgggggcggctgtGGCCTTTGtcctgcccggccccgcggggtgaGCAGCGGGCGTCACggcctgcggggccgggcggcggccgggcaggAGGGGTCGGGAGCTGGTTTGGCTCCTTAGTTGCCGTTCGGTCTTGTTAGATCGTAGCTACAGCCTGTTGAGCTCTCTCCTGGAGCTGGGCCTGTGAGGTAGGCCGTAAAGGCTTCTGCGTGGTTTAAGGAAAATTTCCATCCTAACCAACTGCAGTTGCTGTCAGGGTTTCCGCCATCTGTTTGGTGTGTTTCTTTGGGGAAGGCACAAGGTGTGCATTAATGCTGCCTTTAGGACCAAAGCGCTTTGCAACTAAGACATGCAGCAGTCACCTCTGCTCTCATGTGGGACTGTTCTTGCCGACAGCCAGTCTAATCTCTTCCTGAAAACCTACTGATTCACTTTTATTCGCCATAATAAGGAATACCTGCTTAATACCCTGCTGACTAGTGAGGCTTTTCACGGCACGATTTCAATAAGGGCGATTCTGCGGTCTTCCTAGGTGGCCCGTTTCAGCACTCGACTGTCCTTCAAACCACAAAGTTTTTGCCCGGCATCTAAACTGTACTTTGTGAATTTGAGTTTCTTTGCCCAGCACCTAGCAGATAGAGCAATTAATAAGCATCAGTTTACACTGAGATTTTAGATACCGTATCATTTCATGTAATATTATCATATTCTCCCTTAAAGGTCACGTTTCTAGACTAAATTCTCATAGGTCTCATGATCTCATAGGCCGTCTAAACCTTTTGTCATTCATTCTTGGGCTGCTCCAGACTCCTTGCTTTCCTTCTTGCATTCCTCCTTGCACCTATCTCCAATCATGAGGTTACTTAGGGAACCTATCTCGGCATGGCATTTGCCAACTTAGCAACAGCATCACCGTGTTGGTTCAGATTCTTCTTCTGATCCCCTGTAATCCCCGGATCCCTTTCAGTGCTGCTCTCTGAACAGCTGTTCCCCCTATTCTTGACAAATTCATGGCGACTTTTTGATTTGTCCCTTTTTACGTTGCCTCAAAGTGATCGCATGTCGATAGTTTGTTATCTTCCTGGATTTTGAGTTACGCTGAGCAGGTTTCCATCCACGGGTCCAActttctcccccttcctccagTCAATGTAGAACCATCACACGCCATGATTTTTTTTGTAGATACACACCAATTATTCAAGACTGGCGTCC
The Opisthocomus hoazin isolate bOpiHoa1 chromosome 14, bOpiHoa1.hap1, whole genome shotgun sequence DNA segment above includes these coding regions:
- the HMGN5 gene encoding high mobility group nucleosome-binding domain-containing protein 5 isoform X1 is translated as MQFGCVHLYVLQSTTKVATMPKRKAPVEGEVKEEPKRRSARLSAKPAPPKPEPKPKKAAPKKEKAANDKKEDKKAATKGKKGAKGKDETKQEDAKEENHSENGDTKTNEAPAAEASDDKEAKSE
- the HMGN5 gene encoding high mobility group nucleosome-binding domain-containing protein 5 isoform X2 — translated: MPKRKAPVEGEVKEEPKRRSARLSAKPAPPKPEPKPKKAAPKKEKAANDKKEDKKAATKGKKGAKGKDETKQEDAKEENHSENGDTKTNEAPAAEASDDKEAKSE